A region of Saccharococcus thermophilus DNA encodes the following proteins:
- the panD gene encoding aspartate 1-decarboxylase, with product MFRTLMNAKIHRARVTEANLNYVGSITIDADILDAVGMVANEKVQIVNNNNGARFETYIIPGERGSGVFCLNGAAARLVQKGDIIIVISYVMVPEEKIAEHRPKIAIMDENNRIQQLIVEEPAHTVL from the coding sequence TTGTTTCGTACATTAATGAACGCGAAAATTCACCGTGCACGCGTGACGGAAGCAAATTTAAATTATGTCGGCAGCATTACGATCGACGCCGATATTTTAGATGCCGTCGGCATGGTTGCGAACGAAAAAGTGCAAATTGTCAACAATAATAACGGAGCTCGTTTTGAAACGTATATTATTCCCGGCGAACGGGGCAGCGGCGTATTTTGCCTAAATGGAGCGGCGGCGCGCCTTGTGCAAAAGGGAGATATTATCATTGTCATTTCTTATGTGATGGTTCCGGAAGAGAAAATTGCAGAGCACCGTCCGAAAATCGCCATTATGGATGAAAATAATCGCATCCAGCAGCTCATTGTCGAAGAGCCGGCGCATACGGTTTTATAA